AGCGCCTCGCCCTCGCCTCGCTGCTGTTCGGCCGCGGCCACCGCCATGTTTCGGCGGAAGCGCTGCACGAGGAGGCCATCCTGGCGCGGGTGCCGGTCTCGCTGGCGACCATCTACAACACCCTGCACCAGTTCACCGAAGTCGGCCTGCTGCGCGAACTGGCCGTCGACGGCTCGAAATCCTATTTCGACACCAATGTCGGCGACCATCACCACTTCTTCGTCGAAGGCGACAATGCCATGCTCGACATCCCGGCCAGTTCGGTCGAGATCGGCAGGCTGCCGGCGGTTCCGGACGGTATGGAGATCGTCCGGGTCGATGTGGTGGTGCGCCTGCGCCGCAAGGATTGACCGGCCGGCCGGGACTGCCGCTGCAGACCGCACACCGGTGCTGAGACCGCCCGCCCGCGTCGGCTTTGGGGGTGCGGCGCAGGATTGCCGCGATTTCGGCGTCTTGCAGGCCTTTGCCTGCCGGGCCGCGGGTGTTATCAAGCGCGCGACCTCTGACCTGTCCGGAACCCGATGACCACGCCGCTTGCGCAAATCCGCAATTTCTCGATCATCGCCCATATCGACCATGGCAAGTCGACGCTCGCCGACCGGCTGATCCAGGCCTGCGGCGGCCTCGAAAGCCGCGAGATGGTCGATCAGGTGCTCGACAACATGGATATCGAGCGCGAGCGCGGCATCACCATCAAGGCGCAGACCGTCCGGCTCGAGTACAAGGCCGCCGACGGGCAGGTCTATACGCTGAACCTGATGGACACGCCCGGCCATGTCGACTTCGCCTACGAGGTCTCCCGGTCGCTGGCCGCCTGCGAGGGCTCACTCCTGGTGGTCGACGCCTCGCAGGGCGTCGAGGCGCAGACGCTCGCCAACGTCTATCAGGCGATCGACAACCATCACGAGATCGTGCCGATCCTCAACAAGATCGACCTGCCGGCCGCCGATGCCGACCGCGTCAAGGCGCAGATCGAGGAGGTGATCGGCATCGACGCCTCCGAGGCCGTGCCGATCTCGGCCAAGACCGGGCTCGGCATCCCGGACGTGCTGGAGGCGATCGTCAAGCGCCTGCCGCCGCCGCGCGGCGATGTCGATGCGACCCTGAAGGCGATGCTGGTCGACAGCTGGTACGATACCTATCTGGGCGTCGTGGTGCTGGTGCGCGTGGTCGACGGCATCCTGCGCAAGGGCCAGAAGGTCCGCATGATGGGCACCGGCGCCACCTACGAAATCGAGCGGGTCGGCGTCTTCACCCCGAAGATGCGTGACCTGACGCAGCTCAGCCCGGGCGAGATCGGCTTCATCACCGCCTCGATCAAGGAAGTCGCCGACACCCGCGTCGGCGACACGATCACGGACGACCGCAAGCCGACCGCAGAGGCCCTGCCGGGCTTCCGTCCGGCCCAGCCGGTGGTGTTCTGCGGCCTGTTCCCGGTCGACGCGGCCGAGTTCGAGGACCTGCGCACGGCCGTCGGCAAGCTCCGGCTCAACGACGCCAGCTTCACCTACGAGATGGAGACCTCGGCGGCGCTCGG
This region of Prosthecodimorpha staleyi genomic DNA includes:
- the irrA gene encoding iron response transcriptional regulator IrrA — encoded protein: MMRRAGLRPTRQRLALASLLFGRGHRHVSAEALHEEAILARVPVSLATIYNTLHQFTEVGLLRELAVDGSKSYFDTNVGDHHHFFVEGDNAMLDIPASSVEIGRLPAVPDGMEIVRVDVVVRLRRKD
- the lepA gene encoding translation elongation factor 4; the protein is MTTPLAQIRNFSIIAHIDHGKSTLADRLIQACGGLESREMVDQVLDNMDIERERGITIKAQTVRLEYKAADGQVYTLNLMDTPGHVDFAYEVSRSLAACEGSLLVVDASQGVEAQTLANVYQAIDNHHEIVPILNKIDLPAADADRVKAQIEEVIGIDASEAVPISAKTGLGIPDVLEAIVKRLPPPRGDVDATLKAMLVDSWYDTYLGVVVLVRVVDGILRKGQKVRMMGTGATYEIERVGVFTPKMRDLTQLSPGEIGFITASIKEVADTRVGDTITDDRKPTAEALPGFRPAQPVVFCGLFPVDAAEFEDLRTAVGKLRLNDASFTYEMETSAALGFGFRCGFLGLLHLEIIQERLEREFNLDLIATAPSVVYQMTLTDNSTIELHNPADMPEVTKIEEIREPWIRATILTPDEYLGSVLKLCQDKRGVQIDLSYAGARAMVVYDLPLNEVVFDFYDRLKSVSKGYASFDYQITDYRPADLVRMQILVNSEPVDALAMLVHRTRAESRGRAICEKLKDVIPPHMFQIPVQAAIGGKIIARETIRALRKDVTAKCYGGDATRKRKLLDKQKEGKKRMRQFGKVEIPQEAFIQVLKVEG